In Pseudomonas asiatica, the following are encoded in one genomic region:
- the rnt gene encoding ribonuclease T, translating to MAERFRGYLPVVVDVETGGFNSATDALLEIAAVTIGMDEKGFLFPEHTYFHRVEPFEGANIEAAALEFTGIKLDHPLRMAVSEESALTDIFRGVRKALKANGCKRAILVGHNSSFDLGFLNAAVTRNDLKRNPFHPFSSFDTATLAGLAYGQTVLARACQSADIDFDGREAHSARYDTEKTAELFCGIVNRWKEMGGWRDFND from the coding sequence ATGGCCGAGCGTTTCCGCGGCTATCTGCCGGTAGTGGTAGACGTTGAAACCGGCGGCTTCAACAGCGCTACCGATGCCCTGCTGGAAATTGCCGCAGTCACCATCGGCATGGACGAAAAGGGCTTCCTGTTCCCCGAGCACACCTACTTCCACCGCGTGGAGCCATTCGAGGGCGCCAACATCGAGGCGGCCGCGCTGGAATTCACCGGGATCAAGCTGGACCACCCGCTGCGTATGGCAGTCAGCGAAGAAAGTGCGCTGACCGACATCTTCCGTGGCGTACGCAAGGCGCTCAAGGCCAATGGTTGCAAGCGGGCGATCCTGGTCGGCCACAACAGCAGCTTTGACCTGGGCTTCCTCAATGCGGCGGTGACGCGCAATGACCTGAAGCGCAACCCGTTCCACCCGTTCTCCAGCTTCGACACCGCTACCCTGGCGGGCCTGGCTTATGGCCAGACCGTACTGGCGCGGGCCTGCCAGAGCGCCGACATCGACTTCGACGGACGTGAGGCGCACTCGGCGCGCTATGACACCGAGAAGACGGCCGAGCTGTTCTGCGGCATCGTCAACCGCTGGAAAGAGATGGGCGGCTGGCGCGATTTCAACGATTGA